GCTTCATCCACGCGTCGCCGATAGAGGTTATCCCGGTTCGGATCCAAGAGCTTTGCTCGTCCTTGCACAATCGCCTCCTCTCTCGACTCAATGGCCGCAGGACAAGGGGCCTAGGCCCGCTTGCGGAAGTTGATGCGACCCCTCGTCAGGTCGTAGGGGGACAGTTCAATCTTGACACGATCCCCCTGCAGGACCTTGATGCGGAACTTGCGCATCTTACCGGCCAGGTGGCCAAGGACGACCACGTCATTGTCAAGCAACACCCGGAACATGCCGTTCGAGAGCGCCTCTTGGACGGTCCCCTCGAACTCGATCGTTTCCTCTTTCATTCGCCTCCAATTAGTAAGCAAAGGGACCCGCGTTGTTAAAACGCAGGCCCTAGCTTTAACAAGTGGTTTGTTGCGCCTGAAGTTTTGAATCAGCGCTTATTTTTCGATTATTATACACCCGTAAGGGTCGTTATGTAAAGATGGGCGAGGGCCCCCGCACCGGCCGGACGAAAGCGCCCGGCAAGCAGGCTCGTCACCACGTCCGACAGGTCGCCGAAGGTCCTGGGTTCCTCGGCGATCCTGGCACGCGGAAGGTTTCCGGGCGCGGCACATCGGCCATGGTGCCCGCCGCTCGCTTCCTATCGCTGCTTCCCTCTTGCCTGGCCGCCCTGCTTGCCGATCTCGGCCATGTGCTGGCGGTCCTTGCTCACGGCCTCGCCGCCCTTGCGGCCCGCATCGCG
The Pantanalinema sp. genome window above contains:
- the infA gene encoding translation initiation factor IF-1; the protein is MKEETIEFEGTVQEALSNGMFRVLLDNDVVVLGHLAGKMRKFRIKVLQGDRVKIELSPYDLTRGRINFRKRA